The proteins below are encoded in one region of Coffea arabica cultivar ET-39 chromosome 4c, Coffea Arabica ET-39 HiFi, whole genome shotgun sequence:
- the LOC140004894 gene encoding kunitz trypsin inhibitor 5-like → MTNTSVLFILSFLVIFSISTNFFSSAAEAPEPVLDVAGKMLRTYLNYYILPANVFRGRYRGGGLTLSGIGNDTCPAGVFQETSQQINGIPLTFFPVNPKKGVVRVSTDLNIKFDYPDTCDESPVWSVDNYVYPSDDSFVNIGGVVGNPGPETLSSWFKIQKFGYRDYKLVFCPTVCSYCDVICKDVGITYQDGKRRLSLTTDYPHRVVFQQA, encoded by the coding sequence ATGACGAACACGTCAGTACTCTTCATCCTTTCATTCCTTGTAATATTTTCCATTTCCACAAACTTCTTCTCTTCAGCTGCTGAAGCACCCGAGCCAGTGCTCGATGTGGCTGGAAAGATGCTTCGAACTTACCTCAACTACTACATACTACCAGCCAATGTCTTCCGGGGCAGATACAGAGGTGGAGGACTTACACTATCGGGCATCGGCAATGACACTTGCCCAGctggtgtttttcaagaaacgTCTCAACAAATAAATGGCATCCCTTTGACATTTTTCCCTGTGAACCCGAAGAAAGGTGTGGTTCGTGTCTCCACAGACTTAAACATCAAATTCGATTATCCAGATACCTGTGACGAATCTCCAGTTTGGAGCGTTGATAATTATGTTTATCCATCGGATGACAGCTTTGTTAACATCGGCGGAGTTGTTGGAAATCCTGGTCCTGAGACTTTAAGCAGTTGgttcaagattcaaaaatttGGCTATCGTGATTACAAGCTTGTTTTTTGTCCCACAGTATGCAGCTATTGTGATGTTATTTGCAAAGATGTTGGCATAACATACCAGGATGGGAAAAGACGTTTGTCCCTGACAACTGATTATCCACACAGGGTCGTATTCCAGCAAGCATAA